From the Oleiphilus messinensis genome, one window contains:
- a CDS encoding BufA1 family periplasmic bufferin-type metallophore, translating to MSDQNKTKASTAIAGVLALGMMASAGSALAAKPGFEKCQGVVKAGMNDCGTSSHSCAGQASKDGDPEEWVYVPTGTCAKIVGGKVKG from the coding sequence ATGAGCGATCAAAACAAAACTAAGGCGAGTACTGCAATTGCGGGTGTTCTGGCATTGGGCATGATGGCCTCTGCAGGGAGTGCATTAGCAGCAAAGCCAGGCTTTGAAAAGTGTCAGGGCGTCGTAAAGGCAGGAATGAATGACTGTGGAACCAGCAGTCACAGTTGTGCTGGTCAGGCTTCAAAAGATGGTGATCCCGAAGAGTGGGTATACGTACCAACTGGAACTTGTGCCAAAATTGTGGGTGGTAAAGTCAAGGGCTGA
- a CDS encoding DUF1190 domain-containing protein produces the protein MKRTRFINLERMRKTTPERNVFRAKPGFRAKPLCLALAGVTLASCSDTEEVVVYRNLHDCKLQNPSLQEQCETAYQEALAKAASAAPKYLSRSDCEDEFGANTCISYRSESNIDWFMPAMAGFLFAKALDRPNYYRTQPMFTSYSYHSPMRGHWTTSDGYRYGSVKDRRVTVDPKAFKPKPKVSKTISRGGFGSKVAAKSSWGGSSSKSGGWGG, from the coding sequence ATGAAGCGTACACGATTCATAAATCTCGAACGAATGCGGAAAACGACGCCTGAGCGAAACGTATTCAGAGCCAAGCCTGGATTTCGGGCAAAACCGCTATGTCTGGCGTTGGCAGGCGTTACGTTGGCATCGTGTTCTGATACGGAAGAAGTCGTGGTCTATCGGAATCTGCATGACTGCAAGCTTCAGAACCCTTCGTTGCAGGAACAGTGTGAAACAGCTTATCAGGAGGCGCTTGCCAAAGCGGCGAGTGCTGCCCCTAAATATTTGTCTCGATCTGATTGTGAGGATGAATTTGGGGCAAACACCTGCATTTCCTACCGATCTGAATCGAATATAGACTGGTTTATGCCCGCAATGGCGGGCTTTTTGTTTGCCAAAGCGTTGGATCGCCCTAATTATTATCGTACTCAGCCAATGTTCACCTCTTACAGTTATCACTCGCCGATGCGTGGCCATTGGACTACATCGGATGGTTACCGATATGGCTCAGTCAAAGATCGTCGTGTCACGGTGGATCCCAAGGCCTTCAAACCAAAGCCGAAGGTGAGTAAAACAATTTCCCGTGGTGGATTTGGTTCTAAAGTCGCGGCTAAATCCTCCTGGGGAGGGTCAAGCTCCAAGTCGGGAGGCTGGGGCGGCTAG
- a CDS encoding DUF6942 family protein: MSKNTAPEAAGYGDVRYTLAVHIGNRIPVSGYEVPIGIRPFTSGEIDTIVAQTGNHWRKVFNVYAKLMFSLNPLAYRCWQDWRDHRLLQSASGTALMFSAPTIKTFNCAESNQAVRLITGRTWAESLGLGISFEQLTPEFWVNDDHRVIVCPYFDYRQLSDIKIMYLVKLLKRFNPLLQ; the protein is encoded by the coding sequence GTGAGCAAAAATACGGCACCTGAGGCTGCTGGTTATGGTGATGTGCGTTACACCTTGGCAGTTCATATTGGCAACCGAATCCCTGTGTCCGGATATGAGGTGCCGATTGGAATCAGACCATTTACTTCTGGCGAAATAGATACCATTGTTGCGCAAACGGGAAATCATTGGCGCAAAGTATTCAATGTCTACGCAAAGTTGATGTTTTCTTTGAATCCACTTGCTTATCGATGTTGGCAGGATTGGCGGGATCATCGGCTTTTGCAATCTGCATCCGGAACGGCACTGATGTTTTCAGCGCCGACGATCAAAACCTTTAATTGTGCTGAATCAAATCAGGCTGTGCGTCTTATTACCGGGCGAACATGGGCGGAATCTCTGGGGTTGGGTATTTCTTTCGAGCAGTTGACGCCGGAATTTTGGGTTAACGATGACCATCGGGTTATTGTGTGCCCTTATTTTGACTACCGACAACTTTCTGATATCAAAATTATGTACCTGGTAAAGCTGTTGAAGCGATTCAACCCTCTCTTGCAGTAA
- a CDS encoding glutathione S-transferase family protein gives MLTVYGHPNTRSTRITWMLEELGQDYDYKLVNFVKGGSKSAEFLAINPAGKVPVLVDGDLVLSESGAIVTYLGDKFPDRGLVPEVGSAARAHYQQWAFFALCELEQPLWTMAKHKFALPEAQRVPAVRETAVWEFQKALDLLDGHLADHTFIVGQDFSAADILVAHTLAWGMAFKQPITQKNVQRYFAAIGVRPALQAAMNREKQALAADQA, from the coding sequence ATGCTAACGGTATACGGACACCCCAATACTCGTTCAACCCGCATTACCTGGATGCTGGAGGAACTGGGGCAAGACTACGATTACAAGCTGGTGAACTTTGTAAAGGGGGGGTCCAAGTCAGCAGAATTTCTCGCGATTAATCCTGCCGGTAAAGTGCCTGTACTGGTGGATGGCGATTTGGTGCTGAGCGAATCTGGAGCCATAGTGACCTATCTGGGTGATAAATTCCCCGACCGGGGCCTCGTGCCGGAGGTAGGCAGTGCCGCACGTGCTCACTACCAGCAATGGGCCTTTTTTGCCCTTTGTGAATTGGAACAACCACTTTGGACCATGGCCAAGCACAAGTTTGCCCTGCCAGAAGCGCAAAGAGTACCAGCGGTTCGTGAAACAGCGGTATGGGAGTTTCAAAAAGCACTGGATTTGCTTGATGGACACCTCGCCGACCACACGTTCATCGTTGGTCAGGACTTCAGTGCGGCAGATATTCTGGTCGCGCATACGCTGGCCTGGGGCATGGCATTCAAACAACCGATCACTCAAAAAAATGTACAGCGCTATTTTGCAGCGATTGGTGTGCGTCCTGCGTTGCAAGCTGCAATGAATCGTGAGAAACAGGCATTGGCTGCAGATCAGGCTTGA
- a CDS encoding ion channel: MDLRWYGVALYLLLYVGFTYAVLWAAGEDALLSLEQFPYWLVVTASTVGYGDLSPSTLVGKWFVSFFVIPFGLGLFALLIGRVAAWASTQWKKGVRGLKTLDIADHILVIGWYEQRTLQLIRMLLREQQGAGETKPIVLCTKSDIENPLPEQIGFVKVESYNSEPDMARAGLERASVVIIDTPADDVTMTAALYCKSRNPEAHMIAYFKDESLSDLLKIHCPNIECTPSVDLEMLVKAAMDPGSSLLHHELLNVEQGMTQYSLRYCGEKDISAQALFVWLKETYEATLIAISAAKGKIQVNPPNDTRITPGTVLYYIADERIDGIKWSSSHV; the protein is encoded by the coding sequence ATGGATTTGCGATGGTACGGTGTGGCGCTGTACCTGCTACTGTATGTTGGTTTCACCTACGCAGTACTCTGGGCAGCAGGCGAAGATGCTTTGTTGTCACTGGAACAATTCCCCTATTGGCTGGTCGTTACGGCATCTACTGTCGGGTATGGTGATTTATCGCCATCGACGCTTGTCGGTAAATGGTTTGTGTCCTTCTTTGTCATACCATTTGGTTTGGGGTTGTTTGCATTGTTGATCGGGCGCGTCGCTGCCTGGGCATCTACGCAGTGGAAAAAAGGGGTCAGAGGATTGAAAACACTGGATATCGCAGACCATATTCTGGTCATCGGCTGGTATGAGCAACGAACGCTGCAACTGATTCGTATGTTGTTGAGAGAGCAGCAGGGGGCAGGGGAAACCAAGCCAATTGTTTTATGCACAAAGTCTGACATCGAGAACCCGTTGCCAGAGCAAATTGGCTTTGTGAAGGTTGAAAGCTACAATTCCGAGCCGGATATGGCGCGCGCGGGTTTGGAGCGAGCCTCTGTTGTGATTATCGATACGCCTGCTGATGATGTGACCATGACGGCCGCACTGTATTGCAAGAGCCGGAATCCAGAGGCCCACATGATTGCGTACTTCAAGGATGAAAGTTTGAGTGACCTGCTTAAAATTCATTGCCCCAATATTGAATGTACGCCGTCTGTTGATTTGGAAATGCTGGTAAAAGCAGCGATGGATCCCGGATCGAGTTTATTGCATCATGAGTTGCTCAATGTCGAGCAGGGGATGACGCAATATTCGCTGCGTTATTGCGGCGAGAAAGATATTAGCGCACAAGCACTTTTTGTCTGGCTCAAAGAAACGTACGAAGCAACCCTCATTGCTATTTCTGCTGCCAAAGGTAAAATTCAGGTGAATCCGCCAAACGATACACGGATCACACCTGGCACGGTGCTCTATTATATCGCGGATGAACGAATTGACGGGATTAAATGGAGCTCATCACATGTTTAG
- a CDS encoding flavin reductase family protein produces MSLSLRKTTEWMSFALCNHKQVGAFFEPLIQSYLPGWTVNGFRAQIKDIGRESGSVVSLTLRPDQSWQGFQAGQYINLTVEINGAKLTRCFSISSSPETYRMTGTVRLTIREQDQGVVTPWLATGLKKGGYVSLSAACGEFVVQRNGVPKVFIAAGVGITPILSMLSDLVDQGESKPVKLLYYGSDHLFRSELSALESAKSNFSFDFLNTRESGYFDRETVQRLLEQYAPEQFEKPDYYICGPGEMITSVEQILKDSGVSPERIHFEFFGVPRALDVQVSESGQASRAVAFSQTQAEVSVEPGDRRTLLEIAEGAGLNPVHGCRAGVCHQCSCRKLGGRVQNILTGQVSDGGAELVQLCISQPVDDVELAL; encoded by the coding sequence GTGTCATTGAGTTTACGGAAAACTACGGAATGGATGTCCTTTGCTTTGTGTAACCACAAGCAAGTGGGCGCTTTTTTTGAGCCGCTTATTCAGAGTTATTTACCAGGGTGGACAGTAAATGGCTTCAGAGCACAGATTAAGGATATTGGTCGGGAATCGGGTAGCGTTGTTTCGTTGACTTTGCGTCCGGATCAATCATGGCAGGGCTTTCAGGCTGGCCAGTACATCAATCTGACGGTTGAAATAAACGGAGCAAAACTGACGCGTTGTTTCAGCATCAGCAGTTCTCCCGAGACCTATCGGATGACCGGAACAGTTCGGCTCACTATTCGCGAGCAGGATCAGGGGGTGGTTACTCCGTGGTTAGCGACCGGATTAAAAAAAGGCGGTTATGTTTCTTTGTCAGCGGCTTGTGGTGAATTTGTTGTCCAGCGCAACGGCGTACCCAAGGTTTTCATCGCAGCGGGGGTCGGAATCACGCCCATTTTGAGCATGCTTTCCGATCTTGTTGATCAAGGCGAATCCAAACCGGTCAAGTTGCTTTATTACGGCTCGGATCACCTGTTCCGCAGCGAATTGTCTGCGCTGGAGTCGGCCAAGTCGAATTTTAGTTTCGATTTTTTGAACACGCGGGAATCGGGTTATTTTGATCGGGAAACCGTTCAACGCTTGCTTGAACAATATGCGCCTGAACAATTTGAAAAACCCGATTATTACATCTGTGGGCCCGGCGAGATGATTACAAGTGTTGAGCAGATACTAAAGGACTCAGGGGTAAGCCCGGAGCGAATTCATTTTGAGTTCTTCGGTGTTCCTCGCGCGCTTGATGTGCAAGTGTCTGAGTCCGGGCAGGCATCAAGGGCTGTTGCATTTAGCCAAACTCAGGCAGAGGTGTCTGTGGAACCTGGTGATCGTCGGACGTTGTTAGAGATTGCTGAAGGTGCAGGATTAAACCCTGTGCATGGTTGTCGGGCTGGCGTGTGTCATCAGTGTAGCTGTCGCAAGCTGGGTGGCCGAGTGCAGAATATTCTAACCGGACAGGTTTCGGATGGCGGAGCTGAACTGGTGCAATTGTGTATCAGTCAGCCTGTTGATGATGTTGAATTGGCTTTGTAA
- the bufB gene encoding MNIO family bufferin maturase, with the protein MVDSFATSGELRGVGLGLRAQHYQDILQGEPDVPWFEALTDNYMEPGGLPLFHLREVAKRYPVTFHGVGLSLGSVDPLDEAYLQRLRALVNDFQPVKVSDHLCWSSVNGIHGNDLFPLPYSPQALDHIVSRIEQVQDFLGRQILVENVSSYLTYQSDCMTEWEFVSEVVNRSGCGLLCDVNNIYVSAKNHQFDPIMYLQSLPKDAIQELHLAGFEDMGTHLLDTHGASIHEGVWCLYRQAIELYGPLPTLIEWDTNIPSFEVLLHEAQKAERILVNDLPSRQRSPLSECR; encoded by the coding sequence ATGGTTGATAGTTTTGCAACCAGTGGTGAACTGCGGGGTGTTGGGTTGGGTTTAAGAGCTCAACACTACCAGGACATTTTGCAAGGCGAGCCTGACGTTCCCTGGTTTGAGGCGCTAACCGATAATTATATGGAGCCAGGCGGTTTGCCGCTATTTCATCTACGGGAAGTCGCGAAGCGTTATCCGGTTACCTTTCATGGTGTCGGACTGTCTTTAGGGTCGGTAGATCCATTGGATGAAGCGTATTTGCAGCGGCTGAGGGCGTTAGTTAACGACTTTCAGCCGGTCAAAGTTTCGGATCATTTGTGCTGGTCTTCAGTTAATGGAATTCATGGCAATGACTTGTTTCCATTGCCATATAGCCCCCAGGCACTTGATCACATCGTATCCCGGATTGAACAAGTTCAGGATTTTCTCGGGCGGCAAATTCTTGTCGAGAATGTTTCAAGTTATCTCACTTATCAATCGGATTGCATGACTGAATGGGAGTTTGTGTCTGAAGTCGTGAATCGATCCGGATGTGGTCTTTTGTGTGACGTTAATAATATTTACGTGAGCGCGAAAAATCATCAATTTGATCCAATTATGTATTTGCAAAGCTTACCAAAAGATGCGATTCAGGAACTCCATCTCGCTGGTTTTGAAGATATGGGGACGCACCTGCTTGATACCCATGGTGCATCTATCCATGAGGGTGTCTGGTGCTTGTACCGACAGGCTATTGAATTGTATGGCCCGTTGCCAACACTGATTGAATGGGACACAAATATACCCTCGTTTGAAGTATTGCTTCATGAAGCGCAAAAAGCGGAGCGTATCCTGGTTAATGATTTACCGTCTCGGCAACGCAGCCCTTTGAGTGAATGCCGATGA
- a CDS encoding glutathionylspermidine synthase family protein produces the protein MLRIPIQERPGWREQANEFGFKFHTMYGQAYWDESAYYQFSLSQIEDGIEDPTAELHQMCLQVVDRVVNDEELLHRFCIPELFWDAIRASWLEGEPSLYSRLDFAFDGIQPAKLYENNADTPTSLYESGFWQWLWLEDNVNRGRLHRNCDQFNSLQEKLVRRFSEIFQYYCSGREYPPYFYFSCVKDTDEDRGTVQYLEDCAVESGIPTQFIHIEDVGVDAGGAFTDLDDQVIELMFKLYPWEFMLREEYAPAITQSGAKFVEPLWKSVLSNKALLPQLWSMFPGHPNLLPSYFEDQLHRATESKLVRKPIFSREGANVAMLSEGKLDQGTPGPYGEEGFIYQAYYPLPRFGHNFTLVGSWLVDDVPAGISVREDQQWVTQDLSRYLPHVILG, from the coding sequence GTGTTACGCATTCCGATTCAAGAGCGGCCCGGCTGGCGTGAGCAGGCCAACGAGTTTGGTTTTAAATTTCATACCATGTATGGTCAGGCCTACTGGGATGAATCTGCCTATTATCAATTCTCTCTCTCTCAAATTGAAGATGGCATTGAGGATCCGACGGCGGAGCTGCACCAAATGTGTCTCCAGGTTGTCGACCGAGTTGTCAATGACGAAGAGTTGTTACATCGGTTTTGTATACCTGAGCTGTTCTGGGATGCAATCCGGGCTTCATGGCTAGAGGGTGAGCCCAGCTTGTACTCCAGGCTGGATTTTGCTTTCGACGGCATTCAGCCCGCCAAGTTGTATGAAAACAATGCTGATACGCCGACCAGTCTTTATGAATCCGGTTTCTGGCAATGGCTTTGGTTGGAGGACAATGTTAACCGTGGTCGGTTGCACAGGAATTGTGATCAATTCAATTCTTTGCAGGAAAAACTGGTTCGACGCTTCAGCGAGATATTCCAGTACTACTGTAGCGGACGGGAATACCCTCCCTACTTCTATTTCAGCTGCGTGAAAGATACCGATGAAGACCGTGGTACCGTTCAATATCTGGAGGATTGTGCCGTAGAGTCAGGAATACCGACTCAATTTATTCATATTGAGGACGTAGGTGTCGATGCAGGCGGTGCATTTACCGATCTGGATGATCAAGTCATTGAGTTGATGTTCAAGTTGTATCCCTGGGAGTTTATGCTCAGAGAAGAGTATGCACCTGCCATTACCCAGTCCGGTGCAAAATTTGTTGAACCACTCTGGAAATCAGTACTTTCAAATAAAGCATTGTTACCACAGCTGTGGAGTATGTTTCCGGGGCATCCAAATTTATTACCGTCGTATTTTGAGGATCAGCTGCATCGTGCAACAGAGTCAAAACTTGTGCGTAAACCCATATTTTCGAGAGAAGGCGCAAATGTGGCGATGTTGAGTGAAGGAAAGCTCGATCAGGGGACACCGGGTCCATACGGGGAAGAAGGATTCATCTATCAGGCTTACTATCCGTTGCCCCGCTTTGGACACAACTTCACACTGGTGGGCTCATGGTTGGTCGATGATGTCCCTGCAGGGATATCGGTTCGGGAGGATCAGCAATGGGTCACCCAGGACTTGTCGCGCTATTTACCACACGTTATTTTGGGGTAA
- a CDS encoding DUF350 domain-containing protein yields MDAVMHSLLGLGNFAIYFVSSLILLMLFKILYTLVTPHDEWKLVKEEKNEAAALGMVGAVLGFSVALGSAAANSASLIDFWIWAAVALIAQLLAFAIIRFVFMPKIVQRITENEKSAGIVLGGFSIAVGILNAACMTY; encoded by the coding sequence ATGGATGCGGTAATGCACTCTTTATTGGGGTTGGGGAATTTTGCAATTTATTTCGTTTCCTCCCTGATACTCTTAATGTTGTTCAAGATTTTGTACACACTGGTTACGCCTCACGATGAGTGGAAGTTGGTTAAAGAGGAAAAAAATGAAGCGGCAGCACTGGGCATGGTGGGCGCTGTCCTCGGCTTTTCTGTCGCGCTGGGAAGTGCAGCCGCAAATTCAGCATCGCTGATTGATTTCTGGATTTGGGCAGCGGTAGCGTTAATTGCCCAGCTTCTCGCATTTGCCATTATCCGGTTTGTTTTTATGCCCAAGATTGTTCAGCGCATCACCGAGAACGAAAAGTCTGCGGGAATTGTTCTGGGCGGGTTTTCGATCGCTGTCGGTATTCTCAACGCGGCTTGTATGACCTATTAG
- a CDS encoding DoxX family protein: MNILVSPYLGGISLVDKLQPVVNLVFRGWVAYVFFLSGLTKIKSWDSTLALFEYEYAVPLINFKLAAYAATAAELIFPVLLVLGLFGRISALALFVLNWVAAISYPDISAAGIKDHYFWGTMLLVLIVYGPGSWSLDHLIKRRFV; this comes from the coding sequence ATGAATATTTTGGTATCGCCTTATCTTGGTGGGATTTCCCTGGTCGATAAGCTTCAACCGGTCGTCAATCTGGTTTTTAGAGGTTGGGTGGCGTATGTCTTTTTTCTCTCTGGTCTGACAAAGATTAAAAGCTGGGATTCCACGTTGGCATTGTTTGAATACGAGTACGCTGTACCCCTGATCAATTTTAAACTGGCAGCTTATGCCGCGACCGCTGCTGAGCTGATATTCCCGGTGCTGTTGGTATTGGGGCTATTCGGGCGAATTTCGGCTTTAGCGCTTTTCGTGCTGAATTGGGTAGCGGCAATTTCCTATCCTGATATCAGTGCTGCTGGCATTAAGGATCACTACTTCTGGGGAACAATGTTGCTGGTTTTAATTGTCTATGGACCCGGGAGCTGGTCTCTTGACCACTTGATCAAGCGTCGTTTTGTTTAA
- a CDS encoding methylated-DNA--[protein]-cysteine S-methyltransferase yields MLSEPESSTSSQQYHLVAVAIEYFVRHQQRQPKLSDLAAYMGYSEFYLQRLFSEWVGLSPKQYLKFLTKEYAKKRLASLPVLDSALACGLSGTGRLHDLMVTCEGMTPGEYKRLGDGLKITFGYFSSPFGECLIATTDRGVCKLSFLDSLEQREFHEAELVSEWPRARFSHDDSYIASYADLIFPAPGSKISEAKAMPSLKLLLKGSPFQLKVWEALLRIPEGNLSSYQQVAASLNMPSASRAVAGAIARNQIGYLIPCHRVIRSNGEFHQYRWGAERKRIMIGWEAQNFTFESI; encoded by the coding sequence ATGTTATCTGAACCCGAATCCAGTACATCATCCCAGCAGTATCATCTGGTTGCTGTCGCGATTGAGTATTTTGTTCGGCACCAGCAGAGGCAGCCCAAATTATCCGATCTGGCCGCTTACATGGGGTACAGTGAATTCTATTTACAGCGTTTGTTCTCCGAGTGGGTGGGATTGTCGCCCAAACAGTATCTGAAGTTTTTAACGAAAGAGTATGCCAAGAAAAGATTGGCGTCTTTACCCGTTCTGGATTCTGCTCTTGCTTGTGGATTGAGCGGTACAGGTCGATTGCACGACCTTATGGTGACCTGTGAGGGGATGACGCCGGGCGAGTATAAACGTTTGGGGGACGGTTTGAAGATTACATTCGGATATTTCAGTTCTCCTTTTGGCGAGTGTCTGATTGCAACAACGGATCGAGGTGTCTGTAAACTCTCATTTTTGGACTCGCTTGAGCAACGAGAATTCCACGAGGCCGAATTAGTATCGGAGTGGCCGCGAGCTCGTTTCAGTCACGATGATTCTTATATTGCGTCATATGCCGATCTTATATTTCCCGCTCCAGGGTCGAAAATTTCCGAAGCCAAGGCAATGCCATCGCTGAAATTATTGCTTAAAGGTAGCCCGTTTCAGTTGAAGGTTTGGGAAGCTCTGCTCCGTATTCCGGAAGGTAATCTGTCCAGCTATCAGCAGGTTGCGGCTTCGCTGAACATGCCTTCGGCATCCCGCGCTGTAGCGGGGGCAATTGCCCGGAATCAAATTGGGTATCTGATTCCCTGCCACAGGGTGATTCGCAGCAACGGTGAATTTCATCAATACCGCTGGGGTGCGGAACGCAAACGTATCATGATAGGCTGGGAGGCACAGAATTTTACTTTCGAGTCTATTTAA
- a CDS encoding YjfK family protein — translation MFSRWTKKETKSGSTVPEIIGLRLNGVVELDDVMLKLVEPSVVFEGAARTQMIQAVGEVKLDQNSKLLRFYTDDDGFIQVLLNGGTTEANIEDVKLWYFYETRTVGSDADWDNVLKHVVSQETWELEGNVYHRVWGGAGAESPPVAMTERTYTSEQSSAETDQFVMLYERQVDEYLTEFVLVSAEEKIVDYRPDRFLVISTGINLKSADLSFVA, via the coding sequence ATGTTTAGTCGTTGGACAAAAAAAGAAACCAAGTCAGGTTCAACAGTACCGGAAATTATCGGCCTGCGCTTGAACGGTGTCGTAGAGCTTGATGATGTGATGCTCAAGCTGGTTGAGCCTTCAGTCGTATTTGAAGGGGCCGCACGTACCCAGATGATACAGGCTGTAGGTGAGGTTAAGCTGGATCAAAACAGTAAGCTTTTGCGTTTTTACACAGATGATGACGGTTTTATTCAGGTTTTGCTGAATGGTGGAACGACTGAAGCAAATATTGAAGATGTGAAGCTTTGGTATTTTTATGAAACCAGAACAGTAGGTTCCGATGCAGACTGGGACAATGTTTTAAAGCATGTCGTGAGCCAGGAAACCTGGGAACTGGAGGGGAATGTTTACCATCGAGTTTGGGGGGGCGCGGGAGCAGAGTCACCACCCGTTGCCATGACTGAAAGAACCTACACCTCTGAACAAAGTTCGGCTGAAACAGATCAATTTGTGATGCTTTATGAAAGGCAGGTTGATGAGTATTTGACCGAATTTGTACTGGTCAGTGCCGAGGAAAAAATTGTCGATTACCGGCCTGATCGTTTCCTCGTCATATCGACAGGTATAAATCTGAAATCGGCAGACCTGTCATTCGTTGCTTAG
- a CDS encoding HvfC/BufC N-terminal domain-containing protein, which produces MTSVNELEKIQSLFMQAVSGEAVDAGQFIQSGRNLSAADSLAVYRGSVRGTLISTLEQIFPVILKLVGNDFFAQMARDYVSQTPSRSANLNDYGADFPRYISTCSALIEYPYLPDVAQLEWLWHRVYHRAETEIFDISVLAEVPAECHGRLIFYPPEAFAILASNYPVGEIWRLNQSDTFDQEFELDQGSYWYLIHRVELQMQILPLSRGQWEFCSGLQSRMPLEDIGQALEHVAPDENLSDLLVSAVTQCWIGGVDIPDHAVE; this is translated from the coding sequence ATGACGTCCGTTAATGAACTGGAAAAAATACAATCCTTGTTTATGCAGGCGGTGTCAGGGGAAGCCGTTGATGCGGGACAGTTTATCCAGTCGGGACGGAACCTGTCAGCTGCAGATTCACTCGCGGTATATCGAGGAAGTGTTCGAGGCACATTGATATCAACGCTTGAGCAGATTTTCCCTGTTATTCTCAAATTGGTGGGGAATGATTTTTTTGCCCAGATGGCGCGAGACTATGTTAGCCAAACACCGTCCCGCTCCGCCAATCTGAATGATTATGGCGCGGATTTTCCGCGTTATATATCCACGTGTTCTGCATTAATCGAGTATCCGTATCTACCCGACGTGGCACAACTGGAGTGGTTGTGGCACCGCGTTTATCACCGTGCGGAGACGGAAATCTTCGACATTTCTGTTTTGGCTGAGGTGCCTGCTGAGTGCCATGGGAGACTTATCTTTTATCCTCCTGAAGCATTTGCAATATTGGCGTCGAATTATCCGGTCGGAGAGATTTGGCGATTAAATCAGTCTGATACGTTTGATCAAGAATTTGAGCTGGATCAGGGATCTTATTGGTATTTAATTCACCGGGTTGAGCTGCAAATGCAGATTCTTCCGCTTTCTCGAGGTCAGTGGGAGTTTTGTTCCGGTTTGCAATCGAGGATGCCACTTGAAGATATCGGGCAAGCTCTTGAGCACGTGGCTCCAGATGAAAACCTGAGCGACTTGTTGGTCTCTGCAGTTACCCAATGCTGGATTGGTGGGGTGGACATTCCGGATCATGCAGTAGAATAG